The Branchiibius hedensis DNA segment ACGCGCGGCGGACAAATTCTTCTTCGTCGATGGCTCCCCGGGCCTCATCCGTCAGGTTCTCCACGTCCTCGCGGTTGGGGACCCACCCCTCATGCCAGGACGCGGCCAGCGCGTTCAGGACCGCTCGCCGCTGCCTCGCGTCGAGCTGCTCGAACAACTCGGGCCAACGCTGCTCAACGTCCAATGCCATGACCGCTCCTTGCTGGTGGAGATCTCCTTCGCCAAGTCTACGGCGGATCACGTCAAAAACGGTCCGATCTAGTTTCGGCGCAAATTGGTTTCGGCTCCGAGTTTCGGTGCAGCGTCACCCGCGGAATCTCGCGGGTGACGCTGCACCGGTTCGGGTGCGCCGAAAACGACCGAATCTGCGCCGTCGAGAGGTCCTGTCGACTTCCTACAGATCGACTCGCCGCGTAGCGCCCTTGTCGGACCACCAAGACAGAATCGAACGTGCCGACCACCAAGGAGATAGCCAATGTCCACTTCAGACCGTGCCGCCGAGCTGCTCGCCCGAGCCAAAGAAATCGGTGCCTACGCCGCCGAGCTCGAACTCGGGATCGCTAAGTCCGGCAGTAAGCCGGACGATCTGATCCACCATCTCGGGGACGACACCGGGCGTGTGATCACTGACGCATACCGTCTCGCGGGCGCGGGTCTGGCCGCCGAGGTCGTCGACGCCTACCTCGTCTCGTTCAACGCGGCCAGAGCGCGGGCAGGATGGGCACCGCTCAGCAGGGAGGACGCCATTCACAACCTACAGTGGGCCATCCTGCCCCAGGGGATCACAGCCGAGGAGCAGCAAGAGGTGCGCGCAGCCTTCAGTGCGAGAGGGTAGGTCGACCCGGCCGGTAACGACCGTTACCGGCGGCGGCGCACCCCTACCGCTGATCCCTCAAATACTCGCGAGCGAGCACCACAGACATAACCGCTGACACCACGGACAGCGCGGTCAGCGACCAGCCGACGGCCAGCGCCGACCCGTGACTCAGATGTGCGGCAGGAACGCCCCAGATCGCAACCAGAGCCAGGAGCACCGATACCCCGGCCGGGATGAACAACAGGGTCCGCGGCATCACTCTCGACCTCGAAGTTCTCTGCGGATCGTGATACCGAGATCAATCAGCGTGGCAATGGCCAGAGCAACGATGGCGATACCGGACACCACCATCCCCACAGTGCGCTGCAAACCGGCTCATCCCAATCGAGGGTGTAGTCGCGGTCTGGAAGTCGCCGGCTTTGAGTAGTGGCCTAGCGATAGTTGATGAGGTTTCGGAACCCACGCGCGGAAGTCACAGAGGTGTTCGAGTCATCCGTTGATCGCCTTGGCCGGGGCGTCGTAGGTGCCGGGCGGTCACGCTCTTAGCATGCTGACGCTCAGCTCGGGAGGCCCAGCTCACCATGAGTTTGTTACTTACCCTACCGGTAGGTAGAGTTGTCGATATGAGTACTAGTGCACCTGCCCACCGACCGTCGGCGCGAGGCGGCGTTCTCGCCAGCACTCTTGCGTGGGCCCGCACTGGCGCCTCTGTTTCCCTGGTGTCCGCAGCTCGCGCTGCAGGAATCACTAAGGCTGGCCTGATGTACCACTTCCCAACCAAGGAAGCACTGATGACCGCCGTCATCGATTACCTCCTCGACGGCTACGAGCGGGATCTGGCCGCCCGCCTGGCTACCACCAACCCAAACGTACCCACGATCAGCGAACGCCTCGCCGCCTACGTTGACTGGGCTTGCGACGGGCCGTTCGACTACGGCGACCTGGTCATGTTCACCGACCCCCGCCTGCGCGAGCCGCTCACCGAGCGATGGAACAGCCGCATGGGGGCCTGGGTCGACGTCCCCGAGACCCTTCCGGCCGACCAGCGGGCCCGCCTCCACGGCGTCCGACTCTTGGCCGACGGCATCTGGCTCAACACCGCCGGCAACGGCATCGCCCTATCCGACGAGGACACCGACGCCATTCGAGCACTCGCACACCACCTCATCCAGGAGAACTCATGACCAAGTGGCTACTGCTCGCGGGGGCCATCCTCAGCGAGGTCACCGGTTCGCTGTCGCTGAAGGGAGCACTCGATCGACCCGGACTGTACGTGCTCGTCGCGGCTGGCTACATCGCCTCGTTCATTCTCCTCGCTCTCGTTCTGCGTCAGGGCATGGCGCTGGGCGTCGCCTACGGCATTTGGGGCGCCCTCGGTGTCGCCACCACCGCCGTGATGTCGTCGCTGATCTTCGATGAAACCCTCACCGCACTCATGGGCGTCGGCATCGTCCTCATCATTGCCGGCGTCCTCACCGTCGAACTCGGCTCCCAGCACGCGGTCAAGAACCTCGAAGAAGCCACCTGATGGCTTACCTGTTCCTCCTCGGAGCCATCATTGCCGAGGTCAGCGCTACCCTCTCGCTGCGCATGGCAGCTACTGGCGTCCGCGCCTACTACGCCGCCGTCGCCGGCGGCTACCTCTTGGCCTTCGCGTTTCTCACCCTCGCCCTTAATGAGGGCCTGGGCCTCGGTGTCGCTTACGGCATCTGGGCAGCGTCCGGAGTTGCCCTAACGGCCGTCGCGTCCAAAGCCCTCTTCAAGGAGCCGCTCACCGCGCTCATGATGGGCGGCATCGCACTCATCATCGCCGGCGTTCTTCTCGTCGAGCTCGGCGCCCTGCACTGACTGAGATCCCCATCCCCACGACGTCGTCGCTCACAACGGAGCAAGGCCTTGGCAACGGGCTTCTGATGAGGTGTACTCGTTGATCGAAGCGACTCCGGCGCGACGGTGGCTAGATCGTGGTCGAGGTCTTCGGAAGATGACGTTCCACGCCTGACATCCGGAGGTCTGACGTCGTTGCCTGTCGCTACCGCTCGGGCCCGCTTCGCTCGCCCGGACCTGACAACGTTCTGCCGACTCGACGAACTCGACCTCGTCGTGACCGGCCAGCGCCTCGAGCCCGACCGCGCGGTGCTCGCCTGCAGAGTCCTGACCCCGGACGAGTGGTGTCGACGCTGCGGCGCCGAAGGCGCTGCTCGGGACACCGTGATCCGTCGGCTCGCGCACGAGCCGCTGGGGTGGCGACCGACGGTGTTGGAGGTCGCGGTGCGTCGCTACCGCTGCACCGGCTGCGGGCACGTGTGGCGCCAAGACACCACCCGTGCGGCCGA contains these protein-coding regions:
- a CDS encoding antitoxin VbhA family protein — encoded protein: MALDVEQRWPELFEQLDARQRRAVLNALAASWHEGWVPNREDVENLTDEARGAIDEEEFVRRALAAAERRHPAAASTVA
- a CDS encoding TetR/AcrR family transcriptional regulator, producing MYHFPTKEALMTAVIDYLLDGYERDLAARLATTNPNVPTISERLAAYVDWACDGPFDYGDLVMFTDPRLREPLTERWNSRMGAWVDVPETLPADQRARLHGVRLLADGIWLNTAGNGIALSDEDTDAIRALAHHLIQENS
- a CDS encoding DMT family transporter, yielding MTKWLLLAGAILSEVTGSLSLKGALDRPGLYVLVAAGYIASFILLALVLRQGMALGVAYGIWGALGVATTAVMSSLIFDETLTALMGVGIVLIIAGVLTVELGSQHAVKNLEEAT
- a CDS encoding DMT family transporter translates to MAYLFLLGAIIAEVSATLSLRMAATGVRAYYAAVAGGYLLAFAFLTLALNEGLGLGVAYGIWAASGVALTAVASKALFKEPLTALMMGGIALIIAGVLLVELGALH